TGGGCTTAGCgtgatcaaaaaaaaattaatatgaacaTGAATGGAAACACAGGCAGTTGAAAAAAGGTATCTTTTGTTAGGCTAAGAAATGCTAATATCACAAATATCCAGCacattggaaataaaaaaaaaacacatggaacTTATAATATTTCCAAGAGAACACTAATAATCTATTACACCCAGTGATGCCCAGAGAAGATCAGTTTGCACCAGGGAGATTAAAAGTGACTTTCAGTTTATTCATCCCCCATAACAGGGCCTGGGACAGGTGAAAGATGCTGAGAGAAGCCAGGGCACAAGCAGTTACACATCCATCTGGACTGCTACATGGATTTTGACATGACCAGTGCCAGGCCACCATCCAATTCTATTACCTTCATATCCTGAGTCATGCAGCTCAACTTGGCTACAAGCAAATAGGAATGAACTCCTGGTTGGTATCAGTGTGGTTGGTGGGAAGTACTGCTCAGTCTGTTTACCAGAAGGTTAACAAACAGTTTTAAAACTGCTGTCAGTAATACTTGGGCAACTTGAAATAGATGGAAACACTCACTTAGAAAAACAGGGTAATCAGACTCCCCTGGTCATCTGCTTTTCAGCTTCTATGAACCACTTTTGCAGAAAAGATTTAGAACACAGCCAGAGCCTAAAGCCAGTTAACAACCTGGTATTATCAATACGCTGGATAGCAAGAACCTAAATGCAGGAGCTACAAACTTGTTAGGACTGGGTTTCAAGTGaacatttgaaagtattttatagCACAGTTGTCTCCATAACCTAGTGTATTTCCTTCTACGTGTGGGATGCAAGAGCTACCTACTAGCATActaggaatctaggttgaaataATTCTCTTTTAAAGTGTTAATctacccactggtgggtggagctgaacCCCAGGTTCTCTGGCTGGAGGGCCTTGAGGTCTTGGGTCTGGTGTCTGCAcactggtgtgtggggctggatactgggccctctggtgggtgTGGCCATGTCCAGAGGCAGCTTTGAGCTCAGTGGTTCTTAAGGCAGCCTATTTGATGATTGGTTGGGCAGTGTAGTGTCCACTCCCAGAGAGTTGCTTGGCCTGCAGTGTCCCAGCATTGGCAACTGCAGAATGTTGGGCCAGAGTGGGACTGAGTCCTGGGGCTTATCAGCTAGTGGGAAGCGTTCACATGGTAGAAGGAGCTCCCCAGGATGGCTGCCACCAGTGTcgtctatgtccccagggtaaGCTGAAGCTGCCCCCTGCCGCTCTAGGAGACTGTCCAGGATCAGCAGGTAGATCTGACCCAGGTTCCTATGAAATTTCttcttctgccctgggtcctagATTGTGTGAGATTTTGTATATGCTCATTAGGAGTgtagtctctatttcccccagccATCTGGGATTCCCCAGGGTAAGCCCTGATGGCCTTAAAAGGCAAACACTCTGAGGGATCATTTTCCAGTTGCCaaacccccaggctggggagcccgaTGAAGGACTCAGATCTCACTCCTTTGGGAAAACTTTGGCAGTTGTAATTATTCCCCATTTGTGGAATGCCCACTCACTCGTATGCAGTTTGACTATACGGTGAACCTGCCCCCTCCTTCCCATCTTGTTCCGTCTTCATGTATTTAGTTTTAGAAGTTCTTATCTGGTAAGGTGTTTCTTTTTCCATCATTGGCTTTCCTGTgaatagttatatttttttaaaattttattgcagtatagttgctttataatactgtgctagtttctactgtacagtaaagtgaatcacctatacatttacatatatcccctcttttttggattttcttcccatttaggtcaccacagagcactgagtagagttccctgtgctatacagtaggttctcattagttatctattttatacatagtatcagtaatgtatatatgccaatcccaatctctcccaattcatcccactcctctTTTCCACCTTGGTTTCCATAAGTGTGTCCTCtaggtctgtgtctctatttctgctttgcaagtaagatcatctataccgtttttctagattccaaatatatgcgagaatatacggtatttgtttttctttttctgacttctctCTCTGTGAGTCTCTGGGTCCAACCATGTCTCAAcaaaatgacccagttttgtttctttttacagctaagtaatattccattgtatgtatgtaccacatcttctttatccattcctctgttggtggacatttaggttgcttacatgtcctggctattgtaaatagtgctgcaatgaacattggagtgcgtgtgactttatgaattatggttttctctgggtttactaaacacagaactaccatatgactcaacgATCccatgggcatatacccaaaaagACGACCATAATAATTATGGTCTTGCTGTGCCTGTGAGAGGAGGGGAGCTCGGCCATCATGCACAGTCTCCCCGTGTTATTGTTGAATATCTTTCCCCTTTgacttttaattttccaaatacaTCCTTATTATATCAATAGTCTATTTTTGGTCTGTCTGCTTCTATCTTTCTGTGTATTCTTGCATCAGTCCCCaagaatttgatatttgtatcatcataatatatttaatatatagtagaTATTCATTCTCagaattctactttttaaaaattgcccctATATACTCACATTATTTTTCCTCAATCAGTAGCCTTCCTTGAGTGAGGCATCATAGTACACCactgattaaataagaaaatgttttgagGAGCCTAAATAGGATGCAAACTCAGCCACgatgaagaaaacattaaaagacaGTTGCCCCAAACTTAACAGACAATATCATATTTCTTTCACAAATTGTCTGATTTCTTTTAGTCAGTCATGTGCTATACAACTGACATGATCATTAAATCCACAATGTAGAATCAATATTGCAATTGTGCATATGTATTGAATACCAGGGCAACAGGATATGAGATCACATGCAGGGAACAAGGAAAGGGGGCAGAGTCTTAGAGAAGAACCACCAACAGCTCTCCTGTGTGCAGTtatagatgaaaagaaaaaaagcaatagtgcgttaccaaaaaataaaaacataaacataaaacaaacaaaaactcagggAAGAATTTCGTGGAGAATTCAAAGGAAACTATATATTTGAGAGAATTTTAGATCAGATCAGGTTGAGAAGAGCCATCAGGCAGTAGAGGCTACCTCTGCCAGAGCAGCAACGGGTATTATTGGGGAGCCTGACAGCACTGGGTGAAAAATGGAATGTGAAGGACTCCTCTTTCTGAAGAAATATCAAGGAAGTAATACAGGCAGATTGAGACAGGTAACGAAATATGGTGGGTGATAATGGGTCTCTGCAAGGTGGACACTAACATACAGTTCATTAAATGCAGATATGAAATTCATATTTGGggagttcatttattttccaaataactcCATTGTTGTTTACAAGTGTGAAGTCAAGGTGTGACATCTTAGCAGAGATTGGATTGTGACAATTGGATTAAGTAGGTTTCAAAAGGTTTGATTTCAATCATTGTCTTCATGATGTGTTTTCAACCCTGCAAAAATCTAATCATGTGCACCTATACCTTTTCTAAGGCTTGATAACCCTATCACTTGGAGGAAATGGGCGTGGTATTCGGAGAATATATAAAACCTCCAGCAGAGAGCCAAGCTCATTCTTCTCCAGAACCCAGAGCTGTTGTGTTTGGAGTTGGCTGGGCTGTGGAGACTTTGGAAAGTTAACCTCCACCAGGAGGTGAGCAACTAATACCTAAACTGAATTTAACAGAGGGACTTACTGAACAAGAGTGGAACATTTCATTAACTGGACCCAGAGGTGAGTTCTGATCAAGGTACAATGAATTTCTACTTTGTTCACTAAAAATGAAACGATAATGGTAATTGTGGACACAAAAGCTAAGTTGTTTTTTCTATCAGTAATATCTATATGTAAATACTGTATCAAGCATTTATTTCATGTGTGATTTGTAGACAAGTGACTTATTTTACCCACACTAAGTCACGTAACCTCattataaaatggggctaaacATAGAAAATTAGTTAATATTGTTTAGAagattaaaataatcaatataaaagCAATTAATCCAATGCATAGAAATAGTGAGCAACATATATTAAGTTCTCTTATCATTtgaatattcaatattttcatgATCATTAATGTTAACAATCTAGAAAAGATTATATTCATAATGAATTCTCGGCCAGTTTCTATCCCAGTCTATACAGGGCTTATCTATACTTTCTCCCTGTTCATTAAACTATTTCCTCATTTGAGGCATGTTTGAGTCAATGGCTTTATGTTCTCTACCACTGAAAATTTTGCGGTCATTGATCAGAAGTCCATAACTCCCCTCTCAAGAAATTTTCCTCATAAGTAGATCTTTGCACCATCACTTCACTGCTtatcatttttcaaaaagcatctTAAAGCTGACATCACAGTTGTTCACAATTGCAATTAAGCAAttgtttactttctgtctcttttgggTCAGAACTAAATTCTCAGCCTTGGAAAGAAGTAGCCTCTTCCATTCAACTTCTCATAGACAGGGAAGATAACAGTAATCATATAGTTAAACCAAATATTTAGTTACAATGTATGATAACTGAAAGTATAGCGTCTCTGatttaaataatcaaattaaTTTGACATGATGGTAATCAAGTGAGGAACTTATGAACAGATAATCTTTGGGCTGATACTGTTTTTTCCAAATGGTTTTCACATCCACTGATGATTCTCTTCTGAATATATTAATTCTGATGCTTGTGAAAtggtttttctatttccttgattCATGTTGCATTTATTGATTGTTAATCTCACAGTTGGTTAATTTATTGCCTCGATAACATTGTCCAAAACCATgtcttccatttctctgttgcCCTCAGGTTGTATACTTTGGTCTCTAGGCAAGTGCACTTTGTGATCACAAAAAGGCAGCCCATGCATCACCTTTAAACACTGTCCAATTGCACATAAAATAGTTATGTCCTTATGTTTCATctaatgagcaaaaaaaaaaattgacaaaacccTCCtagtaatattttcttcaaatctcATTGGCCTAATGGGGTCAAATGACCATAGAATCTATCACTGGCAAAGGCATAGGGTGGGTGGTTTTAGGTGGAATACTCTGTGGTAGGGGATTGTACTGGAATTGTATTAGAAGGCTACACCTCTGATGGAAAAGCTGCTTTTGACATATCAATATGCTGTCTGAATACCATAAGGACTCTCTGTTACTCAGCATCCTCTTTCTGTTACATGCAATACATAGCCTGTCCAGCTATTTTCACTAGTGTATTGATATCAGCGGGAAGTAAATAAGTCTCATGCCCCTTGGCATTGTTAATGGTTTTGAAAAGGCACTACTTTTAAGGCCCATGACAACATACTGTTCCCTTTCTTTACCTTTCTCTCCTCAGAAACATGGGTTCCAACAGCTTCCGGAAAGAATTCACCTGTTCCCTATGTGTGAAGTATTTCATAGACCCAGTCACTCTAGGCTGTCAGCACAGCTTTTGCATGCCATGTCTCTGTCTCTGCTGGGAGGAAGGCCAACGTCCTCCTCGCTGCCCTGTGTGTGGGGAAATATCCCATCACGCGACCTTGAAAACCAACATCGTTTTGAAGACACGGGTATTCCTTGCCAGACGGACAGGACCCTATGACTTACCAAGCTCTGCAGAAGAGATATGTGAGATACACATGAAAACAAAGACCTTCTTTTGTGAGGTCACCAAGGACGTGCTTTGCTTGCCCTGCTGTAAGTCTGAGGAGCATGTGGCCCACATGCATTGTTCCATTGAGTGGACGGCTGAGGAATACCGGGTAAGCAGTGGCTGAGAGAGAAGTCTGAATCTGGGGGACTCTCTATCTGAGAGCGAATGCAAAAGAAAGTGAAGATAATTATTCTTCCTTCATGTAAAATACAAAGCAGATACTAACTAGTATTGTGAGGTTGATCGTGCTGGGAATTGTGATAAGTCAGTGTAAGACCGACATGGACAAATCTGTTAATGTCCGTGATTATTGGTCACTGTAATCATGATGGTAACAAGCCTAATCTCACAGAGTCTATTTAGAAACACTGTCTTTTAGCTAAAATAATGAAGCGGTAGATGAGAACTAGAAGCAGGACAAGTAAAATCTGACATGGGATTTACAGTATGAAAATTGAAGTGAAACAAATTTTGAGGACCTGTTTCCTCTATGGAGAAATACTGTTTACAACTCTAAGTCTATTCTGTGGTTATAAACTTCCTACCTATTAGACAATTGGGCTTAACAGGGAAAACAAATTTGCCCTTTGTCTTCTTGAGTGATCATGTATGAGATATTCCCTGCCATTCTTCATCCATCAGGATCTGAGATTTTCAATATCAGCTTCTCTGATACTCACACTGTTGGTTCTTTTGCAGCAAAAGCTTCTGAAGCAGATGAGGTCTGTGTGGCAAAagatacaagaaaacaaaagaaatctaaaTCAAGAAATCAGCAAACTCAGGACATGGGAGGTAAGCAAGAAATTCTGTTTCATTCCACACAAGTTTGGGACAGTTGATGATTATTCGATAAGATCTTGAACTAAAAATCATAATGTGTGTGGTTCTCTATGAGTGACTAACCAGGAGCAAAAAACTCTCATCTCAATGAATTATGTCTCTTTCTAGGATTTctgtctaaaattaaaatatcaagctaaaagattttatttcctaGGCCACACCATAAATAGAAAAATCACCATCATCAAGGGATACCATAATTAGTGAAAGATAAACTCAGAGTTTCTCATAACTAAAATCTTGAAAATTCAGGGAGATATTTCTCTATTTGGATGGTAAAGGACAAGTTGAAGTTGCAAAGTCATGGGGATGGCAGCCAGGCAAATATGTGTGAGATGAAGACTAGAAACTACAGGAATCATGTGGGTATTGAGATTCTACAAATTTCATATTGTTAAATTGATAGAGAAACACATAGAAAAGGATCTGATTGAAGTCCAAGGTGTATAGGTTTTATAGAAGGAAGGATTGGGTAATAAGGAATAAGTTTTTAGTAACATGCATATTAAGAATTATGTGGATTCAGGAAAGGAGGTTCTTGTTGATATGATGATTGTAGTTTCAATAAAGGACTGGGAATAGAGGAGAGTTCATTGCTTTAATGAAGACTGAGTTTCAGAAATGTGTACAGTTAACTCACACCTGTGATCCAAAAACCTGCTTTCTTGGAGGTTAAAATGACAGCCCAAGAACCAAATGAAGACTTTGGGTCAATGgtgaatgttttgttttgcttctaaaTATGTgagtcaaatatttaaaaaagttgagaagaaagcaggaaaagagaaagtgacaaaaagggagaagatgggaATTAAGACCAGAAGGTGGTTGTCTGTTGACTAACGTTGCTAAGATGGGGGGATGTCGGCTAAGAAGTGCAGTGTATGGCCTCAGGCAGGAGTGAAGCTGCAGGCATGCACACAAGGTTCCGGTTTGCATGCAGTTTGTGAACCTGGatgttaatattttagaaaagtctTATCTAATTCTATGAAgtaatatttgttattatttcctaAAAACAGAGTAAATATCTAAGGATGAGACATTAAATATATGTAGTCATTAGAATATATTATTTAGCACAATTATTAAATCACAAGTATTCATTTTTTAGAAAGAGTGGATATTTGAGGCAGAGTTTAGAGTCACAATATCAACTTCACAttctatgaaataaaaaattagtaGAACAAAAAAGAGTCCCAAAATATCTGTTCTTAATAAATGTACCCAATTTCTAAATATTGGAAGATAAGTTGCTGATAATTGAGATGGATGAAATCAGCCAAAATATAAGACCTAATTAATTCACTGTCCATCCAGGATCATGTGACTCTGTGTAGGAAGATGGTCCGGGCTGAATGTTGGAAGCTGTGCCGCCTTGTCTACAGTGAAGAGAAACGTTATTTAAGGAAACTAGAGGAGGAAAGCGATGAGATTTTTCAACAACTCAAAGAAAGTCAATGCAATATTTACCTAAAGGGGAAACTCTTAAGGAAGATATATGCAGAACTCAAGGAATTGTGCCGTAAACCAGACATGGAGCTGCTCCAGGTAATGACTGAGGGCTAGCGATTCGTGCCGTTGCTTGGATAATATCCACCTTTCCTTGGCCTTCAGTCATGTCCTTGGAATCATGCTTTCTGATGCTGTGGCAAGAGTTTTATCTGTCTAATGACCAAGGGCCATTCTTGCCCTGCACAAGAGTAGCAAAGCTTTGTGGAAAAGTAGGTAAAAGAAATTCTACAGAATAATTCTTCTTAAATTCTCCTAACATATTATACATTCAATTATTGAACAACTGAAACAGTGAAGCTTGTTGGAAGATACATGAATTTGTATCTGGCTGCACCCAACAACGAGAAATTTGAGAATCTTTAGAACTCATTCCCCTTTCCTATTTCCTTGTACATGATACAATTTGCTGAAATTTGGGTTCACCCACCCTTGGGAATAAGAATCTAAGTCTCCACTCTGAATCTTGTGAAGTATACTAAGActttatcttttctgtttctctctttacaGCATTATGACATCATGTTGAAAAGGTAAGTTTGCCCTCCTTTTCAGGTTTGAAGAACTGTAACTGTTGTCAACCAGTTATGATGCTGAAATGAGCACATAAGTTATCATGATACTATAACCTCTCTCAGAATGTATTTATGTTTCCCTTTCTCCAAAAATAAGACTGTCCGAGGTTGTGTTGCCCTAGGTGCAGCTGGGTAGCGGGGTTATGTGAGGGTTCTGTGCAAAGGTCGCGTGAAGACAACTACCATTCCTGATTTCACTTTTTAGGAATGTGAGCACACAGGGGGAATGTGCCCAAAGTCATGTCAGGATTATGTGTAAGAAGTAAGGGTTTCAGAGAAACCTAACGTGGAAGCAGGAAGAGAATGGGCTTACAGAGGCTCATCAGGGTATTGGCTTTCCATGTACAGGGCAAGGCAACTACAAATGGAAAGGCTGTATGGGGCACTTAGTGAAACTGAGTCCTAGGAAGGAAGATTGCTGCCCTAGCTAAGCTCCTCAGCCGCTAGTTGTGGTTATGTAGACACTGAGCATCTCAGCAGCGGCTAGGGAGGATTAAAAATCACAGTGCCCTTTTTGAATGTGTTCCATTTCAAGCCATGGTGCATAGGTCTTGGATTGGCTGAGAGGAACCCATCATGATTAATTTGAATCAGATGCTAGCAGGTTTACCAGATGGGATaggattttctttgattttcataaaAGGAATTGGCATGTGCTACATTCCCTGGTTTGGGGATTTACTTTCATGGCCCCCTGAACCTAATGATGAGGATTGAAATGAAGCATCTTCAGAGAGATGCAGACATAATCATTGTGGTGAAAACTTTGAGCTCAAAGAGAGGAATTAAGTGTTGTTCCTTGCAGGAGTGAGTCCGTGCAGCTGCACACACCCCAGCCTGTAGTCCCACAGCTCAGTTTGTGGCCCATCCCTGGACTGATAGACTGGCTCGACCAATTCCAAGGTAACAGGCAGCCCTCTGGTGGAAGAGCTGTACACTCTCTTCTGGTAGTGTCCTGGGGATGACTTTCCCCATTGCTGGATCTGTGGATTCTTTGCTGGGAACTTTTAGAACCAAATTTACCCTTATAGATGAATAACATGTGTATGGGAAAAAATTAATTGGTATCTGGAAAAAAAGCCATTAGTGATAGGTTTTAGTAAGCTATTGGAgggtaaaaagtagaaaaagataaCTGATGGCCTGCAGCAGGCTGAGATATAGTGTTGACTGTTCACATGAAACATGAACTCTGCATGTACATTCAGTACATTCCAAGTCCTAGGGAAATGAGTTTATCATTGGTTGTGAGACATTTACAGAGTTTTAACTTGGTTTATAAAACTGTAGTAAAtacaaaagatattttattcaCATCATACAAAAATATTCTGTACAATCAATTTTATTACAAACATAATATGAAATTTTATACACAGTTTATACATGACATTGGCAAAATAAGCTGAAAACTTGTTTCATTAGATTTATCCCTTTTTCTCAAGGTATGCTGGCAGAAAATTCTCACAAAAAAACCAattcaaaaaatatgaatttttctttcattttattttaactttgcaTGCTGTAGTGAAAACTCCTTATGTCAGGAAAGGTGATCACTCTTTAGGagttatcattactattatttttactattgtaCATTTTTTGAGGAGATAGGCAAGATACTTTTACTTCTGGCAGTGACTTTTTAATTaatagcaaatttcaaatattgcAAGGAAAATAATGGCCAAAACTTAGCAATacgcttttccttttttatatttctaatcttaattttttccatttgatCTGGTTCAAATCTTATTATGAAGACAGACCAGTACAGTTTGGACTGCAAAAGATTTCTAGAGCTCTCTTGCTGTCCTGCTTCCTATTTCGAGTAATAAGCTTGGAAATACAGACACTATATAAAGCTCATGTCCATTAGGAAGTTATAACACTGTTTGTTAATatgagtttttcttcttcctacagTGTACATTGCCTTGGATAACGAAGTGGTGACTTGTCATGTCCCTGTGTTGGAAGACCTGAGACGTCTGCTGGCTGGTCCTGATCCTCCTGGTGTTGACAACCCTCCACCAAGATCTAAATATTTTCTTGCCTGGGGAGCTGAGTCATTCACTTCTGGGCAACGTTACTGGGAGGTGGATGTGGCAGGCAGTGGCAACTGGGCAATTGGATTTTGTCATGATTCTTGGGCCAGGAAGGATGACATGATGCTTGACTCGGAGGgaatttttctacttctttgtatCCAAGAGAACAACCAGTGCAGCCTCTTTACCTCCTCCCCACTATCACCTCAATATTTCAAAGGgcctctaggccgggtgggggtATTCCTGGATTATGATGGTGGTGTCTTGAGCTTCGTCAAGGTGGCTAATAGTTCCCTCATTTGTAGTTTcctctcctgctccttctcttctcctctcaaACCTTTTCTTTGCTCTGGACACCCCTGATCAGATACAGGTCAAAAATGTGACCCCAGGTGTCAGGAATGTCAATAATTGAGATTGTTAATTTAGTCACTTGATTTTCTGTAACATCACCTTCCTTTTTGAAAAGAATTGATTGATTTTATGAAAGGTTTGATACATTAAGTGTataaatttgtttctgtttcctttcaataaaaataatctctCTTGGAACGCTATGCAATCGTTATTCTATGTCTTGTCTGTTCACTTGATTTCTAAGGTAGCTGGACATCAAAGAAGACCTGACATGTTTAGCCAGTTTAGTAGGTTAGAGCAAGGGTTCTTCTCACTGGCAGACTTG
The genomic region above belongs to Hippopotamus amphibius kiboko isolate mHipAmp2 chromosome 9, mHipAmp2.hap2, whole genome shotgun sequence and contains:
- the LOC130860900 gene encoding tripartite motif-containing protein 43-like, which encodes MGSNSFRKEFTCSLCVKYFIDPVTLGCQHSFCMPCLCLCWEEGQRPPRCPVCGEISHHATLKTNIVLKTRVFLARRTGPYDLPSSAEEICEIHMKTKTFFCEVTKDVLCLPCCKSEEHVAHMHCSIEWTAEEYRQKLLKQMRSVWQKIQENKRNLNQEISKLRTWEDHVTLCRKMVRAECWKLCRLVYSEEKRYLRKLEEESDEIFQQLKESQCNIYLKGKLLRKIYAELKELCRKPDMELLQHYDIMLKRSESVQLHTPQPVVPQLSLWPIPGLIDWLDQFQVYIALDNEVVTCHVPVLEDLRRLLAGPDPPGVDNPPPRSKYFLAWGAESFTSGQRYWEVDVAGSGNWAIGFCHDSWARKDDMMLDSEGIFLLLCIQENNQCSLFTSSPLSPQYFKGPLGRVGVFLDYDGGVLSFVKVANSSLICSFLSCSFSSPLKPFLCSGHP